In Fluviispira sanaruensis, a genomic segment contains:
- a CDS encoding NAD-dependent epimerase/dehydratase family protein produces the protein MTKKDKIFVAGHKGLAGSAIVETLRQNGYNNIITKTRSELDLLNTLDVNNFFSKEKPNIIILSAAKVGGIHANNTYRADFIYQNLQIQNNVIWAAHENNVHRLIFLGSSCIYPKECPQPIKEEYLLTGKLEYTNQPYAIAKIAGIELINSLRKQYGRDYFCAMPTNLFGPHDNFHPENSHVLPALIRKFCEAKELNLSEVVVWGDGTPLREFMYSMELGNAISYLANNISFEELENSIIGHQGLCHINIGTGYEISIKELAKTIAFTVGFKGCVSFDSRKPNGTPRKRMDSSFINSLGWKANLNFEECIKISVDWYLSNTFKT, from the coding sequence ATGACTAAAAAAGATAAAATTTTTGTCGCAGGTCATAAAGGATTAGCCGGGAGCGCTATAGTTGAGACTTTAAGACAAAATGGTTATAATAATATTATTACAAAAACTCGAAGTGAATTAGATTTACTAAATACTTTAGATGTGAATAATTTTTTTTCAAAAGAAAAGCCTAATATTATAATATTATCTGCAGCAAAAGTTGGAGGAATTCACGCAAATAATACATATAGAGCAGATTTTATTTATCAAAATTTACAGATTCAAAATAATGTTATTTGGGCTGCCCACGAAAATAATGTTCATAGACTTATTTTTTTAGGAAGCAGTTGTATTTATCCAAAAGAGTGCCCACAACCAATTAAAGAAGAATACTTATTAACAGGGAAGCTCGAGTATACAAATCAACCTTATGCAATTGCTAAAATTGCTGGAATTGAACTCATAAATAGTTTGAGAAAACAATATGGAAGAGATTATTTTTGTGCAATGCCGACAAATCTTTTTGGCCCCCATGATAACTTTCATCCGGAAAATTCACATGTACTCCCTGCGTTAATTCGAAAATTCTGCGAGGCCAAAGAATTGAACCTATCTGAAGTTGTGGTTTGGGGTGATGGTACGCCATTGAGAGAATTTATGTATTCAATGGAATTAGGAAATGCGATCTCCTATTTAGCAAATAATATTTCTTTTGAAGAATTAGAAAATAGTATAATAGGACATCAAGGACTTTGTCACATTAATATAGGAACAGGGTATGAAATAAGTATTAAAGAACTCGCAAAAACCATTGCCTTTACCGTTGGATTTAAGGGGTGTGTTTCTTTTGATTCAAGAAAACCAAACGGCACTCCACGGAAACGAATGGATAGTTCGTTTATAAATAGTTTAGGCTGGAAGGCAAATTTAAACTTTGAGGAATGCATAAAAATTTCAGTGGATTGGTATTTAAGCAATACTTTTAAAACGTAA
- a CDS encoding glycosyltransferase family 9 protein: protein MKRYICQYHNPHLERIGRIFDFIFLKLMFKKNLKDLHEELFSKILIFESHLIGDCVMTTALIKNIRNQYPYAQIDILSNSWMLQIVNPEVINNIYSVNVPWSRYNYSIKNIFHFFFTIIKLRKKNYDLAIETRGEIRNNFVLFLTAAKRRLGIDMAGGTFLLTDSITLDLKPTLAEKRMFLLKKLGITYEEFMPDIFIPKNDLIKVTQFLSENKIFENDYILFHPGGSNPQKSFLVNEIIDLRKRFSNYNFVIAYGPNERETIKLLSQELKPQIYNGKTLFFSNTISAFAEMARKSLVTITMESGPAHISSALEAKCFVIFAHDKPDYVKPLGKRVTMVDFENLDILESLIKNSH, encoded by the coding sequence ATGAAAAGATATATTTGTCAATATCATAATCCACATTTAGAAAGAATTGGTCGAATATTTGATTTTATCTTTTTAAAATTGATGTTTAAAAAGAACTTAAAAGATTTACATGAAGAATTATTTTCAAAAATTCTTATTTTTGAGTCCCATCTCATTGGCGATTGTGTCATGACGACTGCATTAATTAAAAACATAAGAAATCAATATCCATATGCACAAATCGACATTTTATCTAATTCATGGATGTTACAAATAGTAAATCCTGAAGTAATAAATAATATATATTCTGTAAATGTTCCATGGAGTCGCTATAATTATTCTATTAAAAATATTTTCCATTTTTTCTTCACTATAATTAAACTAAGAAAAAAAAATTATGACCTAGCTATAGAGACAAGAGGAGAGATTAGGAATAATTTCGTTTTATTTTTGACTGCTGCAAAAAGAAGATTAGGAATAGATATGGCAGGAGGTACTTTTCTTCTAACTGATTCAATTACTCTAGACTTAAAGCCTACCTTAGCCGAAAAAAGAATGTTTCTTTTAAAAAAATTAGGCATAACTTATGAAGAATTTATGCCCGATATTTTTATTCCTAAAAATGATTTAATAAAAGTTACACAATTTTTATCTGAAAATAAAATATTTGAAAATGATTATATTCTGTTTCATCCTGGAGGAAGCAATCCTCAGAAATCATTTTTAGTAAATGAAATTATAGACTTAAGAAAGCGATTTTCAAATTATAACTTCGTAATAGCTTATGGACCAAATGAAAGGGAAACAATAAAATTATTGTCGCAAGAATTAAAACCACAAATATATAATGGGAAAACGTTATTTTTTTCAAATACCATATCTGCTTTTGCAGAAATGGCTAGAAAGTCCCTTGTAACTATAACAATGGAAAGCGGCCCAGCACATATTTCTTCAGCACTGGAGGCAAAATGTTTTGTTATCTTTGCCCACGACAAACCTGATTACGTCAAACCACTTGGAAAAAGAGTGACTATGGTTGATTTTGAAAATTTAGATATCCTAGAAAGTTTAATTAAAAATTCCCATTAA
- a CDS encoding UDP-glucose dehydrogenase family protein: MNICLIGAGYVGLVSAVCFAEMGHNVICVDKDEHKISLLNQGIVPIYEPGLLELMNINVEAGRLYFTENISEAIKESLFIFIAVGTPQDEDGSADLRHVLSVAEIIGREINSFKIIVNKSTVPVGTAKNVKNIIISEIQKRRIDNIDFDIVSNPEFLKEGDAINDFMRPDRIIIGVERKDSEELMKELYFHFVKNGNPIIFMDIKSAELTKYASNAMLATRISFMNELSSLCDIIGADIEKIRIGIGTDKRIGMSFLYSGLGYGGSCFPKDVQALSKTMKDFHLNPNLLNAVESINKEQRIRFLKKIITRFENNIVGKTFTVWGLSFKPKTDDIRESPAAHLINMLTDAGAHVNVSDPEALKYSNLCLRNLESISLFKDKYLSLKDSEALVIATEWSQYRNPDFELMKLNMKRNIIFDGRNQFEPEKMTQLGWEYHCIGRSNEM, from the coding sequence GTGAATATCTGTCTTATTGGGGCTGGATATGTTGGCCTAGTGAGCGCTGTTTGTTTTGCTGAAATGGGTCATAATGTTATTTGTGTTGATAAAGACGAACATAAAATATCACTATTAAACCAGGGAATTGTTCCTATATATGAACCAGGTTTATTAGAACTTATGAACATAAATGTTGAAGCTGGCAGACTTTATTTTACAGAAAATATTTCAGAGGCAATTAAAGAAAGCTTATTTATATTTATTGCTGTTGGAACTCCTCAAGATGAAGATGGCTCTGCTGATCTAAGACATGTCTTATCCGTTGCTGAAATCATTGGCAGAGAAATAAATTCATTTAAAATCATAGTGAATAAATCAACAGTACCTGTTGGTACTGCAAAAAATGTTAAAAATATTATAATCAGTGAAATACAAAAAAGACGAATAGATAATATTGATTTTGACATCGTATCTAATCCTGAATTTTTAAAAGAAGGTGATGCAATTAACGATTTTATGCGCCCAGATAGAATTATAATTGGTGTGGAAAGAAAAGACTCTGAAGAACTTATGAAAGAGCTTTATTTTCATTTTGTAAAAAATGGAAATCCTATCATTTTTATGGACATTAAATCAGCTGAACTGACTAAATATGCTTCAAATGCGATGTTAGCGACACGAATTAGTTTTATGAATGAATTATCTTCACTTTGTGATATTATAGGTGCTGATATAGAGAAAATAAGAATTGGAATAGGCACTGATAAACGTATAGGTATGTCTTTTTTATATAGTGGTTTGGGATATGGAGGAAGTTGTTTTCCAAAAGATGTACAAGCCCTATCTAAAACTATGAAAGATTTTCATTTAAATCCAAACCTTTTAAATGCAGTAGAAAGTATAAATAAAGAACAAAGAATTCGTTTTTTAAAAAAAATTATAACAAGATTTGAAAATAATATAGTTGGAAAAACTTTTACAGTTTGGGGGCTTTCGTTTAAACCAAAAACAGATGATATCAGAGAATCTCCTGCTGCTCATTTAATTAATATGTTAACTGATGCAGGAGCTCATGTAAATGTCAGCGATCCTGAAGCTTTAAAGTATTCCAATCTTTGCTTACGTAATTTAGAATCGATATCTCTTTTTAAAGATAAATATCTATCTTTAAAAGACTCTGAAGCTTTAGTGATTGCTACAGAATGGAGTCAGTATCGAAATCCAGATTTCGAATTAATGAAACTAAATATGAAGAGAAATATAATTTTTGATGGTAGAAATCAGTTTGAGCCAGAAAAAATGACACAACTTGGATGGGAATATCACTGCATTGGACGAAGCAATGAAATGTGA
- a CDS encoding GDP-mannose 4,6-dehydratase codes for MNILVTGCAGFIAYHLIFTLLEQNHTIYGFDNFISGQKENIERLNILYPNNFVFKEFDLIDFEKLNKFIYDIKIDQIYHLACPASPPIYQIDPLHTLDTCYIGTRNILEIARIKNSKILLASTSEIYGDPTVHPQPENYWGNVNSFGLRSCYDEGKRVSETLSFIYLKKGIDVKIVRIFNTYGPKMSLNDGRVLTNFITQALRGENLTIYGDGSQTRSLCFCTDLIKGLLKLMDSNINMPINLGSQFEIRIIEIAEIVKSIINPDIKLTFKPLPSDDPKQRRPDITNAKKYLDWEPQVGIQEGISLMIKEFKERVKL; via the coding sequence ATGAATATATTAGTCACAGGATGCGCTGGTTTTATTGCATATCACCTTATATTTACGCTATTAGAGCAAAACCATACTATATATGGTTTTGATAATTTTATAAGTGGGCAAAAGGAAAATATTGAAAGATTAAATATTTTATATCCAAATAATTTTGTATTTAAAGAATTTGATCTCATAGATTTTGAAAAACTAAATAAATTTATTTATGACATAAAAATTGATCAAATATATCATTTGGCTTGTCCAGCTTCGCCACCAATCTATCAAATAGATCCTCTTCATACTCTTGATACTTGTTACATAGGCACTCGAAATATTCTTGAAATTGCTAGAATTAAAAATTCAAAAATCCTGCTTGCATCAACAAGCGAAATTTATGGAGACCCAACTGTCCACCCACAACCTGAAAATTATTGGGGGAATGTCAATAGTTTTGGTCTGCGGAGTTGTTATGATGAAGGCAAACGTGTGTCAGAAACACTCTCTTTTATTTACTTGAAAAAAGGAATTGACGTTAAAATTGTGCGCATATTCAATACCTATGGCCCTAAGATGTCCTTAAATGATGGCAGAGTTTTAACTAATTTTATTACTCAAGCTCTGAGAGGCGAAAACCTTACTATCTATGGTGATGGCAGCCAAACAAGATCTCTTTGCTTTTGTACTGATCTTATAAAAGGACTGCTAAAATTGATGGATTCTAATATTAATATGCCTATAAATTTGGGATCTCAATTTGAAATAAGAATTATAGAAATTGCTGAAATAGTCAAATCCATAATAAATCCAGATATCAAACTAACTTTTAAACCACTCCCATCGGATGATCCTAAACAAAGAAGGCCAGATATTACGAATGCTAAAAAATACTTGGATTGGGAACCTCAAGTAGGTATTCAAGAAGGAATATCTTTAATGATAAAGGAATTTAAAGAAAGGGTAAAACTGTGA
- a CDS encoding glycosyltransferase, with amino-acid sequence MKCEIKVLLFWEGLPACALITKKIVEDFGENLTFIATKPDVPFEKLEEKIGKNIIWLSHPNEIWIRKDEFLDHEIIIHTGWCWKKWLKFDKYMKKSGAKICVSVDNRFKLNFRQFIGAFYFRLFLRPIFDHVFVPGESGIKLMKFLGMKKNAIFTGLYGCDENIFFNKKIFSERKSQFIFVGQLIHRKGIDILIKSFQNYKQNNGKWSLRIIGGKSWDNQYGFLDKNIIYSPFLQPEEISIEMSNSKCFVLPSRDDHWATVVHEATRCGLPLLLSRAVGAHEDLLEQGKNGFLVHKNIPNILEQLMHKIESLDNENKLYHFHNKSLELSKKFGIDSYSKSFHRIVNAAQK; translated from the coding sequence ATGAAATGTGAAATAAAAGTTCTCCTTTTTTGGGAAGGCCTACCAGCGTGTGCCTTAATTACCAAGAAAATTGTTGAAGATTTTGGTGAAAATCTTACATTTATTGCAACAAAGCCAGATGTCCCTTTTGAAAAATTAGAAGAAAAAATTGGAAAAAATATAATATGGTTATCTCACCCAAATGAGATTTGGATAAGAAAGGATGAATTTTTAGATCATGAAATCATTATTCATACAGGCTGGTGTTGGAAAAAATGGTTAAAGTTTGATAAATACATGAAAAAAAGTGGAGCGAAAATATGTGTTTCAGTAGATAATAGATTTAAATTAAATTTTAGACAATTCATTGGTGCTTTTTATTTTAGATTATTTTTAAGGCCAATATTTGATCATGTCTTTGTCCCTGGTGAGTCAGGTATTAAATTGATGAAATTTTTAGGTATGAAAAAAAATGCTATTTTTACTGGACTATATGGCTGTGATGAAAATATTTTTTTTAATAAGAAAATTTTTAGCGAAAGAAAAAGTCAATTTATTTTTGTTGGACAATTGATTCATAGAAAAGGTATCGATATTCTAATAAAAAGTTTTCAAAATTATAAGCAAAATAATGGTAAATGGAGTTTAAGAATAATTGGTGGTAAGTCGTGGGACAATCAATATGGATTTTTAGATAAAAACATTATTTATTCCCCATTTTTACAGCCAGAAGAAATATCGATAGAAATGTCAAACTCAAAGTGCTTTGTATTACCATCACGAGATGATCACTGGGCAACAGTTGTCCACGAAGCAACCCGATGCGGTTTGCCTTTGCTTTTGTCAAGAGCTGTTGGGGCACACGAAGACTTGTTAGAACAGGGTAAAAATGGTTTTCTTGTGCATAAGAATATTCCCAATATATTAGAGCAATTGATGCATAAAATAGAGTCACTCGATAATGAAAATAAACTTTATCATTTTCATAATAAATCACTGGAATTATCAAAAAAATTCGGGATAGATTCCTATTCCAAATCCTTTCATAGAATTGTAAATGCTGCACAGAAATGA
- the gmd gene encoding GDP-mannose 4,6-dehydratase, giving the protein MTQQKIALITGITGQDGAYLSEFLLKKGYIVHGIKRRASSFNTQRVDHIFIDHHNPKAKFFLHYGDLTDSTNIIRIIQETQPNEIYNLAAQSHVQVSFETPEYTANADGIGTLRLLEAIRILGLSNKAKFYQASTSELYGKVHNIPQTEKTPFYPRSPYAAAKIYAYWITINYREAYNIFASNGILFNHESPLRGETFVTRKITMAVARIAAGLQECLYIGNIDAKRDWGHARDYVEGMWKILNHTQADDFVLATNRTTPVRDFLIMAFKFAGIEIEFFGTGIDEIAKCIKTGKTVIRIDPNYFRPTEVDILMGDYSKAKYELNWEPTINVEELCKEMVFADIKRVNDSLSQSDVKKKTVEELSHEEGGFLSWHNKILTNNYQFT; this is encoded by the coding sequence GTGACTCAGCAAAAAATAGCTCTTATTACTGGTATTACAGGGCAGGATGGGGCTTATCTTTCTGAATTTTTACTTAAAAAAGGTTACATTGTGCATGGAATAAAACGAAGAGCAAGTTCTTTTAATACACAAAGAGTGGATCATATCTTTATCGATCATCATAATCCAAAGGCAAAATTTTTTCTTCATTACGGTGATTTGACTGATAGTACTAATATTATACGTATTATTCAAGAAACACAGCCAAATGAAATTTATAATCTTGCAGCGCAAAGTCACGTGCAAGTGAGCTTTGAAACTCCTGAATACACTGCGAATGCGGACGGAATAGGAACTCTGCGTTTATTAGAAGCAATTCGTATTTTAGGTCTTTCGAATAAAGCCAAATTTTACCAAGCTTCTACGAGCGAACTTTATGGGAAAGTTCATAATATACCTCAAACAGAAAAAACTCCTTTTTATCCAAGAAGTCCTTATGCTGCAGCTAAAATTTATGCATATTGGATAACTATTAATTATAGAGAAGCATATAATATATTTGCTTCTAATGGCATATTATTTAATCATGAAAGCCCTCTGCGTGGAGAAACATTTGTTACTCGGAAAATAACAATGGCTGTAGCTCGTATTGCAGCTGGTTTACAAGAATGCCTATATATCGGTAATATTGATGCGAAAAGAGATTGGGGGCATGCAAGAGATTATGTTGAAGGGATGTGGAAAATATTAAACCACACTCAGGCGGATGACTTTGTTCTAGCAACGAATAGAACAACTCCTGTGAGAGACTTTTTAATAATGGCTTTTAAATTTGCTGGTATTGAAATAGAATTTTTTGGGACAGGTATTGATGAAATTGCTAAATGTATTAAAACTGGAAAAACAGTAATTAGAATTGATCCTAATTATTTTCGCCCAACAGAGGTTGATATTTTGATGGGTGATTATTCTAAAGCGAAATATGAACTTAATTGGGAACCAACTATTAATGTAGAAGAATTATGTAAAGAAATGGTTTTTGCCGATATAAAAAGAGTAAATGATAGTTTGTCGCAATCTGACGTTAAGAAAAAAACTGTTGAAGAGCTTTCGCACGAAGAAGGAGGATTTTTATCTTGGCATAATAAAATATTGACAAATAATTATCAATTTACATGA
- a CDS encoding FkbM family methyltransferase translates to MISTTDNISIRVRFFIKDLLPPFLFRLLKKIKQKNTKYYGLNKLDEKIEKYLNYENGFFVELGANDGITQFNTKYFERYKNWKGILIEPSPNNYLLCRENRSSKTNIFCNACTSFEYKDKFVEIAYSNLMSSPIGLESDLENPFMNAMNGKKFLSATENIFTFGAIATTLNNLLVKGNAPNTIDLLSLDVEGAEIEVLKGIDHNKFRFKILCIESRDKEKLISFLQDYDYQLLEQISNHDYLFRDARNYKQ, encoded by the coding sequence TTGATATCAACTACAGATAATATTAGCATAAGAGTAAGATTTTTTATAAAGGACTTGCTACCACCTTTTTTATTTAGATTATTAAAAAAAATTAAGCAAAAAAATACAAAATATTATGGCCTCAATAAGCTAGATGAAAAAATTGAGAAATACCTAAATTATGAAAACGGATTTTTTGTTGAATTAGGAGCTAATGACGGAATAACTCAATTTAACACAAAATACTTTGAACGATATAAAAATTGGAAAGGCATTCTAATTGAGCCTTCCCCAAATAACTATTTATTATGTAGAGAAAACAGATCATCTAAAACAAATATTTTTTGTAATGCTTGCACATCTTTTGAGTACAAAGATAAATTTGTTGAAATAGCATATTCAAATCTTATGTCATCTCCAATTGGTTTAGAGTCTGACTTAGAAAATCCATTTATGAATGCAATGAATGGGAAAAAATTTTTAAGTGCAACTGAAAATATATTTACATTTGGAGCAATAGCAACAACACTTAATAATTTATTAGTTAAAGGAAATGCTCCAAATACAATTGATTTACTTTCACTCGATGTAGAAGGAGCTGAAATTGAAGTTCTTAAAGGCATTGATCACAATAAATTTAGGTTTAAAATTTTATGCATAGAATCGCGGGATAAAGAAAAATTAATTTCATTTCTTCAAGATTATGATTATCAATTACTTGAGCAGATTAGTAACCATGATTATCTTTTTAGAGATGCGAGGAATTATAAACAATAG
- a CDS encoding DegT/DnrJ/EryC1/StrS family aminotransferase, with protein MTKMMPFIDLSRQQHRIRDSLEQKIKNVLDHGQYIMGPEVKELENMLANYVGVKHCVSVANGTDALLIAMLALDIKANDEIITSPFTFIATSEMIALLGAKPIYVDIHEQTYNIDPSQIEKAITERTKAIIPISIYGQCANMNEINEIAKKYNIPVIEDGAQSFGATHYDKKSCSLSKIGCTSFFPSKPLGCYGDGGACFTDDNEIAERMRSIRVHGQKERYHHTQIGINGRMDTLQAAILIAKLEIFEEEVILRNKLGDKFNALLKDYYMTPYIEKQNTSVYAQYTLRVGNRSQFMHNLKEIGIPTAIHYPTPAHLQPAFFDPKYPHKSLPISEKVASEVVSLPFHPYLLEDEIEFIISSVIKQST; from the coding sequence ATGACAAAGATGATGCCATTTATTGATCTCAGCAGGCAGCAACATAGGATCCGAGATTCTTTAGAGCAAAAAATAAAAAATGTACTTGATCACGGCCAATATATTATGGGCCCTGAAGTGAAAGAATTAGAGAACATGCTTGCCAATTATGTTGGAGTCAAGCATTGCGTGAGTGTTGCAAATGGGACAGATGCCTTGCTTATAGCTATGCTTGCTTTAGATATCAAAGCAAACGATGAGATAATTACATCACCTTTTACGTTTATTGCAACTTCAGAAATGATTGCACTATTAGGTGCTAAACCCATTTACGTTGATATCCATGAACAGACATATAATATCGATCCTTCTCAAATAGAAAAAGCTATCACTGAAAGAACAAAAGCAATTATACCAATCAGTATTTATGGTCAATGCGCAAATATGAATGAAATAAATGAAATTGCAAAAAAATATAATATTCCCGTAATTGAAGATGGAGCACAAAGCTTTGGTGCAACGCATTATGATAAAAAATCATGTTCCCTTTCTAAAATAGGTTGCACAAGTTTTTTTCCTTCTAAACCCTTGGGATGTTATGGTGATGGAGGTGCTTGTTTTACAGATGATAACGAAATTGCAGAAAGAATGCGTTCCATTCGGGTGCATGGACAAAAAGAAAGATATCATCACACTCAAATTGGAATCAATGGAAGAATGGATACTCTCCAGGCTGCAATATTGATCGCAAAACTTGAAATATTTGAAGAAGAAGTTATTCTTAGAAATAAACTGGGCGATAAATTTAATGCACTACTCAAAGATTATTATATGACTCCATATATAGAAAAACAAAATACATCTGTATATGCTCAATATACTTTAAGAGTAGGAAATAGAAGTCAATTTATGCATAATTTAAAAGAAATAGGTATTCCAACTGCTATTCATTATCCTACGCCAGCGCATCTTCAGCCAGCATTTTTTGATCCGAAATATCCTCACAAAAGTTTGCCCATATCAGAAAAGGTTGCAAGTGAAGTTGTGAGTCTCCCTTTTCATCCATATCTTTTGGAAGATGAAATTGAATTTATTATTTCTTCAGTTATAAAGCAAAGTACTTAA
- the wecB gene encoding non-hydrolyzing UDP-N-acetylglucosamine 2-epimerase: MKKILTVIGARPQFIKAAPVSKVFEKSKKINEIIVHTGQHYDAAMSDIFFQELKIKQPLYNLEVGSASHGEQTGKMLNGIEKILIKEKPDFLLVYGDTNSTLAGALAASKLNIPIIHIEAGLRSFNRNMPEEVNRIVTDHLSEYLFTPTEDAIKNLNREGLGNRKIVNVGDVMYDACNEFIQEKYIIDDILKKYSIKEKNYILCTLHRAENTDNLEIFENIIRNLFNISKHKKIIFPMHPRTRKLIENKNILNLSNILFINPVGYIEMLHLMRNANLIITDSGGMQKEGYFLGTQAYVLRSETEWLELIKIGWNRLVLPSESEFYKKILDFKIEAFNREENFYGDGNAAKKICEFILSQ; this comes from the coding sequence GTGAAAAAAATATTGACAGTGATTGGTGCAAGACCTCAGTTCATAAAAGCTGCTCCTGTATCAAAAGTATTTGAAAAATCAAAAAAAATTAATGAAATTATTGTCCATACAGGTCAGCATTATGATGCAGCAATGTCTGATATTTTCTTTCAAGAACTAAAAATAAAGCAGCCTCTTTATAATTTAGAAGTTGGTTCAGCCTCGCATGGAGAACAAACCGGCAAAATGCTGAATGGTATTGAAAAAATTCTTATCAAGGAAAAGCCGGATTTTCTTCTTGTCTATGGCGATACAAACTCTACATTGGCCGGCGCATTAGCCGCTTCAAAACTGAATATACCAATTATACATATTGAAGCCGGTTTGAGATCATTCAATAGAAATATGCCTGAAGAAGTAAATCGTATTGTTACAGACCACCTTTCAGAGTATCTTTTTACTCCGACAGAAGATGCAATTAAAAATTTAAACCGTGAAGGTTTAGGTAATAGAAAAATAGTTAATGTTGGTGATGTTATGTATGATGCATGTAATGAGTTTATTCAAGAAAAATATATCATAGATGATATATTAAAAAAGTATTCAATTAAAGAGAAGAATTATATTCTTTGTACTCTTCATAGGGCTGAAAATACAGATAATTTAGAAATTTTCGAAAATATTATACGAAACCTTTTTAATATATCTAAGCACAAAAAAATAATTTTTCCAATGCATCCAAGAACAAGAAAGTTAATTGAAAATAAAAATATTTTAAACTTATCCAATATATTATTCATTAACCCTGTTGGTTATATTGAAATGCTCCATCTCATGAGAAATGCAAATTTGATAATTACGGACTCGGGTGGAATGCAAAAGGAAGGCTACTTTTTAGGTACTCAAGCTTATGTTCTACGAAGTGAAACAGAATGGCTTGAGCTCATAAAAATAGGATGGAATAGATTAGTATTACCCTCAGAATCTGAATTTTATAAAAAAATTCTTGATTTCAAGATTGAAGCTTTTAATAGAGAAGAAAATTTTTATGGTGATGGAAATGCAGCAAAAAAAATATGTGAATTTATATTGTCTCAATAA
- a CDS encoding acyltransferase, translating to MEITIHSSAIVDEGAKIGKGTKIWHFAHICSGAKIGEYCSFGQNVFIANDVIIGSNVKVQNNVSIYDSVTLEDDVFCGPSMVFTNVINPRSHVTRKNEYKRTILRKGSTIGANATIVCGNEIGEYSMVGAGSVVTKNVKPYALIVGVPARQIGWVCQCGEKISFKYDYTECIHCKKKYILKNEFCQLLS from the coding sequence ATGGAAATAACAATACACTCTTCTGCAATTGTCGATGAGGGAGCAAAAATTGGTAAAGGAACAAAAATCTGGCATTTTGCACATATATGCTCAGGAGCAAAAATTGGTGAGTATTGTTCATTTGGACAAAATGTATTCATAGCAAATGATGTGATCATTGGTTCAAATGTTAAAGTTCAAAATAATGTTTCGATTTATGATTCTGTCACTTTAGAGGATGACGTTTTTTGTGGACCCAGTATGGTTTTTACAAATGTTATTAATCCAAGAAGTCATGTTACAAGAAAAAATGAGTATAAAAGAACAATTTTACGAAAAGGATCTACAATTGGAGCAAATGCTACAATCGTTTGTGGAAATGAAATTGGAGAATATTCAATGGTTGGGGCGGGATCAGTTGTGACTAAAAATGTAAAACCATACGCACTAATTGTTGGAGTGCCTGCACGACAAATTGGCTGGGTTTGCCAATGTGGTGAAAAAATTTCTTTTAAGTATGATTATACAGAGTGCATACATTGTAAAAAAAAATATATATTGAAGAATGAATTTTGCCAACTCCTCTCATGA